One Stenotrophomonas maltophilia DNA window includes the following coding sequences:
- a CDS encoding GspH/FimT family pseudopilin, translating to MSLRRQNGFTLVELMVTVAVLAILSTIAYPSFQSTIRSNRVATTTNELIASLALARSEAIKNTHGGAVCASTAGKECDGSSWADGWMVWEDRNGNGSLDSGENVLRYSEGRPTMKSATETLTIGFDGRGRNRANAEVDVTLRPEKCGDQPLQRTLRISPTGQVRLLKESCS from the coding sequence ATGTCTTTGCGCCGGCAAAACGGCTTCACGCTGGTTGAGTTGATGGTCACGGTTGCCGTACTGGCGATCCTGAGCACCATTGCGTATCCCAGCTTCCAGAGCACGATCCGCTCAAATCGTGTGGCCACGACGACCAACGAACTGATCGCGTCGCTGGCACTTGCCCGTTCCGAGGCAATAAAGAACACGCATGGTGGGGCTGTATGCGCATCCACAGCGGGCAAGGAATGTGATGGCAGCAGCTGGGCCGACGGCTGGATGGTCTGGGAGGATCGCAACGGGAACGGGTCGCTTGATTCCGGTGAGAACGTGCTGCGCTACAGCGAAGGTCGCCCGACCATGAAGTCCGCAACCGAAACGTTGACCATCGGCTTCGATGGACGTGGCCGCAATCGCGCCAACGCGGAAGTGGATGTGACACTTCGCCCTGAGAAGTGTGGCGACCAGCCCCTGCAGCGGACGCTACGCATATCGCCTACGGGACAGGTCCGGCTGTTGAAGGAGAGTTGCTCATGA
- the pilV gene encoding type IV pilus modification protein PilV, with protein sequence MRRIGFQPHRTAQGGFTLIEVMIAILVMGIGLLGFALLQTMNVRFVQSANYRTQATNLGYELLDQIRANRINALSYAGTYAATTGKGDCAPSIGKDIGKDDFTRDWRCRLGRALGDSASGTVTVNDGRVRVSVSWGDERWNPDSKADTTFAAESLL encoded by the coding sequence ATGAGAAGGATCGGCTTCCAGCCTCACCGTACGGCGCAGGGCGGTTTCACCCTGATCGAGGTCATGATCGCGATCCTGGTGATGGGTATCGGCCTGCTGGGCTTCGCGCTGCTGCAGACGATGAATGTACGGTTCGTGCAGAGCGCGAACTACCGCACCCAGGCCACCAACCTGGGGTACGAGCTGCTTGATCAGATCCGGGCCAACCGGATCAACGCGCTCAGCTATGCCGGTACCTATGCTGCTACCACCGGCAAGGGGGACTGCGCGCCGTCCATCGGCAAGGATATCGGCAAGGATGATTTCACCCGCGACTGGCGCTGCCGCCTGGGCCGCGCACTGGGTGACTCGGCATCCGGAACGGTAACCGTCAACGACGGCCGGGTACGGGTGTCGGTCAGTTGGGGCGATGAGCGTTGGAATCCCGATTCGAAGGCTGACACCACCTTTGCTGCCGAGAGCCTGCTGTGA
- a CDS encoding PilW family protein, translated as MRSRQAMSGLSLIELMIALTIGLIIMLGVVQVFAASRTAYQLSEGLARVQENSRFAMDSLQRELRMAGHFGCVNDQAHDPQGTLATTFAAGGHPALDFARSIQGYEATDTKPGDTVTLAATPSTGGDKYSPALPSEFAAAIKNRVDGSDIVALRYLVPTGVPVTAVVGVAQPVFSFDPKRLAVLDSGVTDPGLFGVADCISATVFQARAVDAKAGTVTVGTAPNNDVAIARNYEAGQAVLYRAETSILYVGYDAATKQSSLYRLRFTAKPGAALVAGPAEALVEGVENMQLLYGQDHGLSTVSPTGYIDRQGTATDVQASIVPASRGWQRVGTVQLGLVVSSPDPAASVQASSSAPLSALGVTYTAPSDGRMRAAYQSTIALRNRLYGN; from the coding sequence ATGCGCTCCCGCCAAGCGATGAGTGGCCTGTCGTTGATCGAGTTGATGATCGCCCTGACCATCGGCCTGATCATCATGCTGGGCGTGGTCCAGGTGTTTGCCGCTTCACGCACGGCCTACCAGCTGTCTGAAGGGCTGGCGCGGGTCCAGGAGAACAGCCGTTTCGCGATGGATTCCCTGCAACGCGAACTGCGCATGGCGGGACACTTCGGCTGCGTGAACGATCAGGCGCATGATCCGCAGGGCACCTTGGCGACCACCTTCGCTGCGGGAGGCCACCCCGCGCTGGACTTCGCGCGGTCGATCCAGGGCTACGAAGCAACGGATACCAAACCGGGCGACACGGTGACGTTGGCGGCAACGCCGTCAACGGGGGGCGACAAGTACTCGCCGGCGTTGCCGAGTGAGTTCGCCGCGGCCATCAAGAACCGGGTAGACGGCAGCGATATCGTCGCTCTGCGCTATCTGGTACCCACCGGTGTGCCGGTCACGGCGGTAGTCGGAGTTGCCCAGCCGGTTTTCAGTTTTGATCCCAAACGTCTTGCCGTGCTTGATAGCGGAGTTACCGACCCGGGGCTGTTCGGTGTGGCCGACTGCATTTCCGCCACGGTCTTCCAGGCTCGTGCGGTCGATGCAAAGGCCGGCACCGTGACGGTGGGCACCGCACCCAACAACGACGTGGCCATCGCCCGCAACTACGAGGCCGGCCAGGCGGTGCTGTATCGCGCCGAGACATCGATCCTGTACGTGGGCTACGACGCTGCGACCAAGCAATCCTCGCTGTATCGCCTTCGATTCACCGCCAAGCCCGGTGCTGCCCTGGTGGCGGGACCGGCAGAGGCGCTGGTCGAAGGCGTGGAGAACATGCAGCTCCTGTATGGCCAGGATCACGGTCTGAGCACGGTGTCGCCGACCGGCTACATCGATCGCCAGGGTACCGCGACCGATGTTCAGGCCTCCATCGTGCCGGCCTCGCGTGGCTGGCAACGTGTGGGTACGGTGCAGTTGGGGCTGGTGGTATCCAGTCCGGACCCAGCTGCATCTGTCCAGGCCAGTTCGAGTGCGCCGCTGAGCGCGCTCGGCGTGACCTATACCGCGCCCTCTGACGGCCGTATGCGCGCCGCCTACCAGAGCACGATCGCTCTGCGCAATCGCCTGTATGGCAACTGA
- a CDS encoding pilus assembly PilX family protein, which produces MRTHLARRRSLYSPRSQRGAVLYVVLIMLVLMALLGIAGMQVTSMQERMAANYLRSNVAFQNAEADARQTEKSIEKALADGGIFKANQEECSPSYDPQTWADGLSETKSTYTRRIDKCFAASSRRTGGRQNEETGNIYQVTALASDDPSNASASAVIDTIFIP; this is translated from the coding sequence ATGCGTACCCATCTCGCCCGCCGCCGTTCTCTGTATTCACCGCGTTCCCAGCGCGGCGCGGTGCTGTATGTTGTGCTGATCATGCTGGTACTGATGGCCCTGCTGGGTATCGCCGGCATGCAGGTCACGAGCATGCAGGAACGCATGGCCGCCAACTATCTGCGCAGCAACGTTGCCTTCCAGAACGCTGAGGCCGACGCCCGGCAGACCGAGAAATCCATCGAGAAGGCACTGGCTGACGGAGGCATCTTCAAGGCCAACCAGGAGGAGTGCAGTCCTTCCTACGATCCGCAGACGTGGGCCGATGGTCTCAGTGAAACCAAGTCCACCTACACGCGTCGCATCGACAAGTGCTTTGCAGCGTCCAGTCGGCGCACCGGCGGCCGACAGAACGAAGAAACCGGGAACATCTACCAGGTCACGGCGCTTGCCAGTGACGATCCCTCCAATGCGTCCGCCAGTGCGGTCATCGACACGATCTTCATCCCATGA